In a genomic window of Bacteroidota bacterium:
- a CDS encoding tetratricopeptide repeat protein, with protein MKNIENSLVALIDRKINNELTEDELRNFDELLGNDPALDQEVRLYQEIDEALNETDVIDLRSNLDNIYQFTQRPESTTIVRSLFRSKLHRIAAAAFFLVLLFGSISLYFMNADKPVTNENLFRIYYQPDAALLIRGQSEDKMLIEGFQKYETRDYTAALELFNKILDQDPNNIPVQFYAGISSIETGKYRNALKPFNNIVNQNQNLYQDKAKWYAGLCYLKLNENDKAYDIFKEISNSNSAYKYKAKNIIKSINR; from the coding sequence ATGAAAAACATTGAAAACAGTCTTGTCGCCCTCATCGACCGCAAGATAAACAATGAGTTAACTGAAGACGAGCTCAGGAATTTCGATGAATTACTGGGCAACGATCCCGCACTTGACCAGGAGGTCAGACTTTACCAGGAAATAGACGAAGCGTTGAATGAAACTGATGTTATCGACTTAAGAAGTAATCTCGATAACATTTATCAGTTCACCCAACGTCCTGAGTCGACTACCATTGTCAGATCACTGTTCAGGAGCAAGTTACACAGAATTGCGGCAGCTGCCTTCTTTCTTGTCCTTCTGTTTGGCAGCATTTCACTTTATTTCATGAATGCCGATAAGCCGGTAACGAATGAAAACCTTTTCAGGATTTATTATCAACCGGACGCTGCTTTGCTCATCCGTGGTCAGTCTGAAGACAAAATGCTGATCGAAGGGTTCCAGAAATATGAGACCCGGGATTACACTGCAGCTCTTGAATTGTTTAATAAAATCCTTGATCAGGATCCTAACAACATTCCAGTTCAGTTTTATGCAGGAATATCCAGTATTGAAACAGGAAAATACAGGAATGCTCTGAAGCCTTTCAACAACATTGTTAATCAGAATCAAAACCTCTACCAGGATAAAGCCAAATGGTATGCAGGCCTTTGCTATCTGAAGCTCAATGAAAACGACAAGGCTTATGATATCTTTAAGGAAATAAGCAACAGCAACAGTGCTTATAAGTACAAAGCCAAGAATATCATAAAGAGTATTAACAGGTAA
- the rho gene encoding transcription termination factor Rho, producing TMLLKAVANSIAFNHPEAYLIVLLIDERPEEVTDMERSVQAEVISSTFDEPAERHVKIANIVLEKAKRMTECGHDVVILLDSITRLARAYNTVSPASGKVLSGGVEANALQKPKRFFGAARKIENGGSLTIIATALIDTGSKMDEVIFEEFKGTGNMELQLDRKLSNKRIFPAIDIIASSTRRDDLLLDKETLQRIWVLRNHLADMNPLEAMEFLKDKMRFTQSNEEFLISMNG from the coding sequence ACTATGCTTCTAAAGGCTGTTGCCAACTCCATCGCTTTCAATCACCCGGAAGCCTATCTTATTGTGCTCCTGATCGATGAAAGGCCTGAAGAGGTAACAGATATGGAAAGATCGGTGCAGGCTGAAGTTATTTCTTCCACATTCGATGAACCTGCAGAAAGGCATGTAAAAATTGCAAATATTGTACTTGAAAAAGCAAAACGCATGACCGAATGCGGACATGATGTTGTCATTCTTCTCGACTCCATCACCCGCCTGGCCAGAGCATATAACACCGTAAGCCCGGCATCAGGCAAGGTATTATCAGGAGGCGTTGAGGCTAATGCCCTTCAAAAACCAAAAAGATTTTTTGGCGCAGCCCGAAAAATTGAAAATGGCGGCTCCCTTACGATTATTGCAACCGCACTCATCGACACCGGTTCCAAGATGGACGAAGTGATCTTCGAAGAATTTAAAGGAACTGGAAATATGGAACTTCAACTCGACCGCAAGCTATCGAACAAACGAATTTTCCCCGCCATCGACATTATTGCATCAAGTACCCGGCGTGACGACCTTCTCCTGGATAAGGAAACCCTTCAAAGAATCTGGGTACTCCGCAACCACCTTGCTGATATGAATCCACTCGAAGCTATGGAATTCCTGAAAGATAAAATGAGGTTTACCCAATCAAATGAAGAATTCCTGATTTCTATGAATGGATAA
- a CDS encoding phosphoadenylyl-sulfate reductase, translated as MGTQERLELINDYNNLLQNFSAHEVLLFFNDKYHGKTAFSTSMGAEDQVITQMISHYKLDIRIFTLDTGRLFPETYELIEKTRNRYHILIEIYYPDTQKTEKMVNEHGINLFYRSIENRKLCCNIRKIEPLRRALQNTDIWITGLRSDQSVTRKDNHLVEWDENNKIIKVNPLINWSENDVWDYIKNNSIPYNKLHDQGFPSIGCQPCTRAIKSGEDLRAGRWWWENPDMKECGLHNNKNNNT; from the coding sequence ATGGGAACCCAGGAAAGATTGGAACTAATAAACGATTATAACAATCTGCTTCAGAATTTTTCAGCCCATGAGGTTCTGCTCTTCTTCAATGATAAATATCATGGTAAAACAGCCTTTTCAACAAGTATGGGAGCCGAAGACCAGGTAATCACACAAATGATCTCTCATTATAAACTTGATATCAGAATTTTTACCCTCGATACAGGTCGATTGTTCCCTGAAACTTATGAACTTATAGAAAAAACCAGAAACCGATACCATATTCTCATAGAAATATATTACCCCGATACACAAAAAACCGAGAAAATGGTCAATGAACATGGCATTAACCTGTTCTACCGTAGTATAGAAAACCGGAAACTTTGTTGTAATATCAGAAAGATCGAACCCCTGAGACGGGCTCTTCAAAATACCGACATCTGGATTACAGGATTAAGAAGTGATCAGTCTGTCACAAGAAAAGACAATCACCTTGTAGAGTGGGATGAAAACAACAAAATAATAAAAGTTAATCCCCTTATAAACTGGTCGGAAAACGATGTATGGGATTATATAAAAAACAATAGTATACCATATAACAAACTGCATGACCAAGGATTTCCTTCCATAGGTTGCCAGCCCTGTACTCGAGCCATCAAATCTGGAGAAGACCTTAGAGCGGGAAGGTGGTGGTGGGAAAACCCGGATATGAAGGAATGTGGTTTACATAACAACAAAAACAATAATACCTGA
- a CDS encoding CHAT domain-containing protein produces the protein MMAKGMQATNPEEKTAEEYNRLGRSAAAKGNFDDARMYFLKAVTSDSSFAPAYNNLGIFFRLQGKYDESLDYFNQAEKLYLSSSNSEELYIASVYNNKGIVFKDKGDYFQALRYYNNALNIFLSSPSGMKSAAQVYNNIGIIYLIQSEFGRALEMFLKSIEIKEDYEPEDLSVAFANCAMAYAGLNEYSLAEEYTTKSIDNKIKYFGERNYKLGESYLNLAQLKILQGKDESGLEYFEKAIQLYDEVLGPLSTFHSGVYQPKGSYYLDKGQYRKALEMFQLSIISLVENFKDTSIFENPEKDNLLMQTMLLSALSFKAEALSRIYFQGGNKDRRWLIESMEVYDILAYMIEKMRGGYLDEESKLFITQNARDSYNAALIVSNELYTHTGENEYKMTAFVMAEKGKAAVLSSAVLDLQNKQVYGIPEKLQRFEKNILIEADFYDKKLYEERQKREPDTGKIIRWQSKALELSRQYDSLMTFLQDEYPDYYELKYDNKIASVEEIQSQIARNEAIIEFTMTDTLLYMFVITRNDFDIFPKNIDSLFYKSLDNVISKLKDNRFGNIGIEEYNDLNGNLHNLYVLLFSDVEPVIKNKRLIIIPDNQLGYLPFEVLLTAEPAPGEFDFKNLPYLLRSHPVSYSYSANMLIQQKKIEKGKRLNLLAFAPTYENVSVIDTGKFIASRNYKYDLVPLRFVKEETSGISSIIKGKVYQDYEATEEAFWKEASQYDVLHFAMHTLINDDNPMYSQLVFTLNNDTAENKDGLLNTYEIYNADLKARLAVLSACNTGSGKLQKGEGIMSLARGFFYAGVPGIVMTLWAVEDQSGSELMKLFYQHLSDGYEIDIALQKAKLEYLATADMLTAHPYLWSGYVNIGYNGSLYQKQKALPYLAGALGLVIILVSVFWILRQRKIKSY, from the coding sequence ATGATGGCAAAAGGTATGCAGGCTACTAACCCTGAGGAAAAAACAGCGGAAGAGTATAACCGCCTTGGTAGAAGTGCTGCAGCAAAAGGGAACTTTGACGATGCCAGGATGTATTTCCTAAAGGCCGTTACAAGCGATTCATCATTTGCACCTGCATATAACAATCTGGGAATTTTTTTCCGGTTGCAGGGAAAGTATGATGAATCGCTTGATTATTTTAATCAGGCTGAGAAATTGTACCTTTCTTCTTCGAATTCTGAAGAATTATATATAGCAAGTGTTTATAATAATAAAGGGATTGTTTTTAAAGACAAGGGAGATTATTTCCAGGCGTTACGCTATTATAATAATGCATTAAATATTTTTTTATCCAGCCCTTCAGGCATGAAGAGTGCCGCTCAGGTTTACAATAATATTGGCATTATATATTTGATCCAGAGTGAATTCGGTAGAGCTTTGGAGATGTTCCTCAAAAGCATTGAGATTAAAGAGGATTATGAGCCGGAAGATCTTTCCGTTGCATTTGCAAATTGCGCTATGGCTTATGCCGGATTGAATGAATATAGTCTGGCGGAGGAGTATACAACGAAGTCTATTGACAATAAGATCAAGTATTTTGGCGAGCGCAATTATAAATTGGGTGAATCATATCTGAATCTTGCGCAACTAAAAATTCTTCAGGGGAAAGATGAGAGCGGCCTGGAGTACTTTGAGAAGGCTATACAGCTTTATGATGAAGTATTGGGTCCTCTTAGCACATTTCATTCAGGGGTTTACCAACCAAAGGGAAGTTATTATCTCGACAAGGGCCAATATCGAAAAGCACTTGAAATGTTTCAGCTTTCAATTATCTCTCTGGTGGAAAATTTCAAGGATACAAGCATTTTTGAAAATCCCGAAAAGGATAACCTGTTAATGCAGACAATGCTTCTGAGTGCATTGAGTTTTAAGGCTGAAGCATTATCCAGGATTTATTTCCAGGGTGGGAATAAAGATCGGCGATGGCTCATCGAGAGTATGGAAGTGTATGATATCCTGGCATACATGATAGAAAAGATGCGTGGAGGATATCTTGATGAAGAGAGTAAATTATTTATTACTCAAAATGCCCGGGATAGCTATAATGCTGCCCTCATTGTAAGTAATGAGTTATACACGCATACTGGGGAAAACGAATACAAAATGACAGCATTTGTAATGGCTGAAAAAGGCAAGGCTGCCGTTTTGTCTTCTGCTGTACTTGATTTACAAAACAAGCAAGTATATGGTATTCCGGAGAAATTGCAGCGTTTTGAAAAGAACATACTTATAGAAGCAGACTTTTATGATAAAAAGTTGTATGAGGAAAGACAAAAACGAGAACCTGATACTGGCAAGATAATACGTTGGCAGAGTAAGGCCCTGGAGTTAAGTAGACAATACGATAGTCTGATGACTTTCCTTCAGGATGAGTATCCCGATTACTATGAACTTAAATATGATAATAAAATAGCATCTGTAGAAGAGATTCAAAGCCAGATTGCCCGGAACGAAGCTATAATTGAATTTACTATGACAGATACGTTGCTTTATATGTTTGTTATAACCCGCAACGATTTTGATATTTTCCCTAAGAACATTGATTCACTCTTTTATAAGTCACTTGATAACGTAATTTCAAAACTGAAAGACAACAGGTTCGGAAATATTGGAATTGAAGAATATAATGACTTAAACGGTAATTTGCACAATTTATATGTACTATTGTTTTCAGATGTCGAGCCTGTAATAAAGAATAAAAGATTGATTATCATACCGGATAATCAATTGGGATATCTTCCTTTTGAAGTACTTTTAACCGCCGAGCCTGCTCCTGGTGAATTTGATTTTAAAAATTTACCGTATTTATTAAGAAGTCACCCGGTCAGTTATTCATATTCGGCAAATATGTTAATACAGCAAAAAAAGATTGAAAAAGGAAAAAGATTGAATTTGCTGGCGTTTGCTCCTACCTATGAAAATGTATCGGTAATTGATACCGGTAAGTTTATTGCCAGTCGTAATTATAAATACGATTTAGTCCCCCTGCGCTTTGTTAAAGAAGAGACCTCTGGCATCAGCAGTATAATAAAAGGTAAAGTATATCAGGATTATGAAGCAACCGAAGAAGCATTTTGGAAAGAAGCTTCACAATATGATGTCTTACATTTTGCGATGCATACTCTGATCAACGATGATAATCCAATGTACTCGCAGCTTGTTTTTACATTAAACAATGATACTGCTGAAAACAAAGATGGTTTATTGAATACTTATGAAATCTATAATGCGGATCTTAAAGCCAGGTTGGCAGTATTAAGTGCATGTAATACAGGATCTGGAAAGCTTCAGAAAGGTGAAGGTATAATGAGTTTGGCCAGAGGATTCTTTTATGCGGGGGTTCCAGGCATCGTAATGACACTTTGGGCAGTTGAGGATCAATCAGGATCGGAATTAATGAAACTATTTTATCAGCATTTATCGGATGGCTACGAGATTGATATTGCTCTGCAAAAGGCCAAACTTGAATATCTTGCAACTGCCGATATGCTTACAGCACATCCCTATCTCTGGAGCGGTTATGTCAATATAGGTTATAATGGATCCCTTTATCAAAAACAAAAGGCCCTGCCTTATCTGGCAGGGGCCCTGGGGTTGGTTATCATTCTGGTATCAGTCTTTTGGATTCTGCGCCAACGAAAAATTAAATCTTATTAA
- a CDS encoding DUF5106 domain-containing protein, protein MKKLCIYFLILTLQVVTHKSIIAQEGYNISFEINGLNDSILFLGSYYADKLTVEDTAFLDNRNQYVFEKDSLLDEGVYFIANQNKVKIIEFCLNEDQYFQILTDTSDYIGLAKIKDSKANQLFFDYQSISSSLFRQMKEKEELLKTTNSIEIKAKLEEDINQINKKNTDYKEQFIQDHPEHILSTIFLLLKEPEIPDSIKQSKEDSRVKAYNYYKSHYWDNINFDDPRLIRTPVFYNKLNRYFEQVIPKHPDSVIIEIDKIMGKSINNENLYKFLLFEFTSTYEQSNIMGYDQIFVHMVDKYFKDKEYSWVSPSMKKNMVERVERIKPLLIGNFAPELILVDTSGNFRSLYELRHDFNIIIFWTVTCGECKKEISALKELLQNDIYDIGVFSVNTDTSFYKWKEYIQKYDIDWINVNGTRSITRDYHILYDVYKTPTIYITDSNFKIIAKQLDGRQIGDFLTRYRKSDQHKNSLPDPSNK, encoded by the coding sequence ATGAAAAAACTTTGCATTTATTTTCTGATTCTAACCTTGCAGGTAGTTACACATAAATCAATAATAGCCCAGGAAGGCTATAATATTTCATTTGAAATCAACGGACTCAACGACTCTATTCTTTTCCTGGGAAGCTATTACGCGGATAAGCTCACAGTTGAAGATACCGCTTTCTTAGATAACAGGAATCAATATGTATTCGAAAAAGATTCTTTGTTAGATGAAGGGGTATATTTTATTGCAAATCAGAATAAAGTCAAGATAATAGAGTTCTGTTTGAATGAAGATCAGTATTTTCAAATTTTAACGGATACCTCTGATTATATTGGTCTTGCAAAAATCAAGGACTCCAAGGCCAATCAGTTGTTTTTTGATTATCAATCCATTTCCTCATCCCTCTTCCGGCAAATGAAAGAAAAAGAAGAACTATTAAAAACTACGAATAGCATTGAAATTAAAGCAAAACTTGAAGAAGACATAAATCAAATAAACAAAAAAAATACGGATTACAAGGAACAATTCATCCAAGATCACCCGGAACATATACTTTCAACTATCTTCCTTTTACTAAAAGAGCCAGAAATTCCCGATTCTATAAAACAAAGCAAAGAAGACTCCAGGGTAAAAGCATATAATTATTATAAATCTCATTACTGGGATAACATCAATTTTGATGATCCCAGACTTATACGTACACCGGTGTTTTATAACAAACTAAACAGGTACTTTGAACAGGTCATCCCAAAACATCCTGATTCTGTAATCATCGAAATCGATAAGATTATGGGAAAATCAATCAATAATGAAAACCTTTATAAGTTTTTACTTTTTGAGTTCACATCTACCTACGAGCAATCGAATATTATGGGATATGATCAAATATTCGTTCACATGGTGGACAAGTATTTCAAGGATAAAGAATATTCCTGGGTAAGTCCAAGTATGAAAAAGAATATGGTAGAAAGGGTGGAAAGGATCAAGCCTCTTTTAATTGGAAATTTTGCACCGGAACTAATCCTTGTCGATACCAGCGGAAACTTCCGATCACTATATGAGCTAAGGCATGATTTCAACATCATCATATTCTGGACTGTAACATGTGGTGAGTGTAAAAAGGAAATTTCCGCATTAAAGGAGCTACTACAAAATGACATTTACGATATCGGCGTGTTTTCTGTCAACACTGACACTTCCTTTTATAAGTGGAAAGAGTACATTCAAAAGTATGATATTGATTGGATAAACGTTAACGGTACAAGGAGCATAACCCGTGACTATCATATCTTGTATGATGTTTATAAGACTCCAACGATTTATATTACCGACTCTAACTTTAAAATTATTGCAAAGCAATTGGATGGGAGACAAATCGGAGATTTTCTTACCAGATATAGAAAATCAGATCAGCATAAAAATTCTTTACCGGACCCTTCCAATAAGTAA
- a CDS encoding peptidoglycan synthetase — MKYHFIAIGGSVMHNLAIALKNKGNQVSGSDDEIFEPSLGRLKESGLLPDAAGWNKERIKGDLDAIILGMHAKADNPELIEARRLGIPVYSFPEFLYEQTRNKTRVVISGSHGKTTITSMVMHVLKQEGILFDYLVGAKLEGFDVMVGMNEKANIAVFEGDEYLTSPLDPRPKFHLYHPDIALVTGIAWDHYNVFPTFENYLEQFMIFVRSIEKGGIYIYYEGDKNAIDLLPFLPVGVTAVPYREVPFDIQNGDYFLVYDQKRYPLDLFGLHNIQNIAGAWKICGQLGVSDEAFLNAIATFRGASRRLEKVYESKESTVYWDFAHAPSKVRATVEAVRQKYPERRLVACLELHTYSSLSKDFLTNYGSSMHGADIAAVYFNPHAIALKGLKMLDFEDVRQAFAHSDLHVFNDSKVMQQFLKGLSWTGTNLLMMSSGDFDGIKVRDFSASLLKGK, encoded by the coding sequence ATGAAGTATCATTTTATCGCAATAGGGGGCAGTGTTATGCATAATCTGGCAATAGCACTGAAAAACAAGGGGAACCAGGTAAGCGGTTCTGATGATGAAATATTTGAGCCTTCGCTGGGTAGGTTAAAGGAATCAGGATTGTTACCAGATGCTGCCGGTTGGAATAAAGAAAGGATTAAAGGGGATCTCGATGCAATAATATTAGGTATGCACGCCAAGGCTGACAATCCTGAGCTCATCGAGGCAAGGAGGCTTGGAATTCCTGTATATTCTTTTCCTGAATTTCTTTATGAACAAACCAGGAATAAGACCAGAGTGGTTATATCGGGTAGTCATGGTAAGACAACCATCACATCCATGGTTATGCATGTGTTAAAGCAGGAGGGGATATTATTTGATTATCTGGTAGGAGCAAAACTGGAAGGATTTGACGTTATGGTAGGCATGAATGAAAAAGCTAACATAGCGGTATTCGAAGGGGATGAATATCTGACATCCCCCCTGGATCCCCGGCCAAAGTTCCATCTCTATCATCCTGACATTGCTCTGGTAACCGGGATTGCCTGGGATCATTACAATGTATTTCCAACCTTTGAGAATTACCTCGAACAGTTTATGATATTTGTACGTAGTATAGAGAAAGGAGGTATATATATATATTATGAGGGTGATAAAAATGCGATTGATTTGCTTCCTTTCTTACCCGTTGGTGTAACTGCCGTACCTTACCGGGAAGTTCCGTTTGATATTCAGAATGGGGATTATTTTCTGGTATACGATCAAAAAAGGTACCCTTTAGATTTATTTGGACTTCATAATATTCAAAACATTGCCGGGGCCTGGAAAATCTGCGGTCAATTAGGGGTTTCGGATGAAGCTTTTCTGAATGCCATAGCTACATTCCGGGGTGCATCCAGGAGGCTGGAAAAAGTATATGAAAGCAAGGAGTCCACTGTTTACTGGGATTTTGCTCATGCTCCTTCAAAAGTCCGGGCAACTGTTGAGGCAGTCAGACAGAAATATCCTGAGAGAAGATTGGTTGCTTGTCTGGAGTTACACACATACAGCAGTTTAAGTAAAGATTTTTTAACGAATTACGGGAGTTCCATGCATGGGGCAGATATTGCTGCCGTTTATTTTAATCCTCATGCAATTGCTTTAAAAGGGCTAAAAATGCTTGATTTTGAAGATGTTCGCCAGGCCTTTGCTCATTCAGATCTGCATGTATTCAATGATTCAAAGGTAATGCAGCAATTTCTAAAGGGATTGTCATGGACGGGGACGAATCTATTAATGATGAGTTCGGGTGATTTTGATGGGATAAAGGTTCGTGATTTTTCAGCCTCATTGTTAAAAGGAAAATAA
- a CDS encoding sigma-70 family RNA polymerase sigma factor, which yields MHYIEESLLEGIRLNDTDTLEYIYKKFYPAIKNFIILNSGAEDDAKDIFQESIIVIYRRLKNEKNFAISCSFKTYIFSISKNLWLKELERRKIEQDKIRYTEDFESVDIETGESVSSPIEDRFKMYQNHYLSLSKDCQQVLRLFMEKVSLKEIAKIMGYTSEKYAKKRKYQCKEILVKRIKNDPYYKT from the coding sequence ATGCATTACATTGAGGAATCGTTGCTTGAAGGCATACGATTAAACGATACGGATACATTAGAGTACATCTACAAGAAGTTTTATCCGGCAATCAAAAACTTTATTATCCTAAACAGTGGAGCAGAGGATGACGCAAAAGACATCTTTCAGGAGTCTATTATTGTCATCTATAGGAGACTTAAAAACGAAAAGAATTTTGCTATTTCTTGTTCCTTTAAAACATACATTTTTTCCATCAGCAAAAATTTATGGCTTAAAGAACTGGAAAGGCGAAAGATAGAACAGGACAAGATAAGATATACCGAAGATTTTGAATCTGTCGACATTGAAACAGGGGAGAGCGTTTCAAGTCCGATTGAGGATAGATTTAAAATGTATCAGAATCATTATCTAAGTCTGAGTAAAGATTGTCAGCAAGTCCTGCGCTTATTTATGGAAAAGGTATCCCTGAAGGAGATAGCAAAAATCATGGGATACACAAGTGAGAAATATGCAAAAAAAAGAAAGTATCAATGCAAGGAGATTTTAGTCAAACGCATTAAAAATGATCCCTACTATAAAACTTAG
- a CDS encoding endonuclease yields the protein MKKLSIFMISSFLVIMVTLAGAFFSKKNKNNPGKTLRIGFYNVENLFDPYDDPKTNDDQFTPSNIKGWSNERYQRKCLLLSKTIIAMGIKGPPDFLGLAEIENKKVLTDLIYSTPLLNWDMDIIHEDSPDERGIDVAAVYNRNFLSVINYGYSKVRFRSDKRPTRKILCACLKTNNNDTIYILVNHWPSRFGGQLESEDGRIDASNTLINILDSLNSLKANPHIIIMGDFNDNPSDRSILMLTEKKFTTLYGRKTFIVNLSESIDYSGTLKFNAVWFTFDQILISDNLLPNPGKSCYIAYVNARVFHPDFLLCQDENYTGLKPFRTFSGSRYLGGFSDHLPICIDVVLVDR from the coding sequence ATGAAAAAATTAAGCATCTTTATGATTAGTTCCTTTTTGGTTATAATGGTAACCTTAGCGGGAGCATTTTTTTCAAAAAAAAATAAAAATAATCCTGGTAAAACCCTGCGTATTGGATTCTACAATGTTGAAAACCTTTTTGATCCTTACGACGACCCTAAAACGAATGATGACCAATTTACTCCATCCAACATTAAAGGCTGGTCGAATGAACGCTATCAACGAAAGTGTTTACTATTGTCGAAAACCATAATAGCAATGGGAATAAAGGGGCCTCCTGATTTTCTCGGCCTGGCCGAAATTGAAAATAAAAAAGTATTGACGGATTTGATTTATTCCACACCTTTATTGAATTGGGATATGGATATTATCCATGAGGATTCTCCAGATGAAAGAGGAATAGATGTTGCTGCCGTTTATAACAGGAATTTCTTGTCAGTAATTAACTATGGTTATTCAAAAGTAAGATTCAGATCCGATAAGCGACCTACCCGGAAAATCCTGTGTGCATGCCTGAAGACCAATAATAATGATACAATCTACATTTTGGTAAATCATTGGCCTTCACGTTTTGGAGGTCAACTTGAATCAGAAGATGGGAGGATTGATGCTTCAAATACATTGATTAATATTCTGGATTCTTTGAACTCACTAAAAGCAAATCCCCATATTATTATCATGGGTGATTTCAATGACAATCCTTCCGACAGAAGTATTCTAATGCTTACAGAGAAAAAATTCACTACCCTATATGGAAGAAAAACCTTCATTGTGAATCTGTCGGAGAGTATTGATTACTCAGGAACTCTGAAGTTCAATGCTGTGTGGTTTACTTTTGACCAAATTTTGATAAGTGATAATTTATTGCCCAATCCAGGAAAAAGTTGTTATATTGCATATGTAAATGCCAGGGTTTTTCATCCGGATTTTTTGTTATGCCAAGATGAAAATTATACTGGATTAAAGCCTTTTCGGACTTTTAGCGGAAGCAGGTATTTGGGAGGATTTAGTGACCACCTTCCGATATGCATAGATGTGGTTTTGGTGGACAGATGA